From the genome of Salvia splendens isolate huo1 chromosome 7, SspV2, whole genome shotgun sequence:
CAAGCTCTCGttgcagacttatccaaaatcttgaagtgaaccTTGTGTCTCGGTTCGATGTGATTGTTACTAGCACTCCATGTAGTCGAATGATTTCTCTCGCATAAATCCGGGCTAGCTTGTCGGATCCATGAGCTATGAGaataggtataaaatgcgcactcttagTGAGGCGGTCGATGATTACCCAGATGGCAGTATTCCCTTGCCGAGTGTTTggtaaacccgtcacgaaatccatggcgatgtgttcccatttccattccggaatctccagcggttgcaacttcccatagggtcgtttaTGCAGAGCTTTTACTTGTTGGCAAGCCAAGCATTTCTCCacaaacgaagctatgtccctcttcattccatcccaccagaattATCCTTTCAAATCatggtacatctttgtacttccaggatgagcggtatatagagtctcgtgtgcctcagtcaaaatttcatttcgaagtccttcgtcATTCGCACACATAGCCTTCCCTCGTAGGTGAAGGCATTGTCAGCCTCTTCTCGAAACTTCTCTTGCTCGCCTTTCCTCACCTTTAGTCGAACCTTCACCAAATCTTTATCATTTCATTGACCTTCTCTTATTCTTGTTCGCAGATCGGGTACAATTACCAAGGTGGTCATCTTTCCTTTTACGGTCTCCGGagctctcaccacttccaatcGCATTTTGCTAAATTCGCGAATCAAATCTTCTTCTTGGGTGAGAAAGGTAGCCAACTGTGGTTGGGCTTTCCGGCTCAGTGCATATGCCACTACATTCgctttgcccggatgatagttaatgccacagtcataatccttgactagttCGAGCCATATGAGTTGTCTCATATTCAAGTCtatctgctcgaagaaatattttttttttgtgatcagtaaaaatctcacaccgaactccgtagagatggtgcctccaaatcttcaacgcATGCACAACGGCTGCTAATTCCAAGTCATGAGTTGGGTAGTttaactcgtgtggcctcaattgacgcgaagcataggcaatcaccttaccgttCTGCATAAaaacacatccaagtccaaccTTAGACGCgtcagtgtaaaccacatagtctattcccggctctggcacagctaagataggtgcggtggtcaacttctctttcaacaactgaaaacttgcctcacactccggtgtccaattgaccttggtccatttcttcagttgttgagtcatcggccttgcaattttggaaaatccctcgatAAATCTTCTGTAGTATCCTGCCAGACCCAGGAAACTCCAAATCTcatttggggtctttggcgccttccactgctgtacggcctccacctttgcagggtcaactcgaatcccttcggccgtcacaatatgccccAGAAAGTTTACTTTCTTTAGCCAGaaatcacacttactgaacttggcgtatagCTTCTCCGTTCTCAGTGTCTCTAGAGTGATTCTTTGATGTTCCTCATGTTCtttttcatccttcgagtaaaccagcacatcatctatgaataccaggacgaacttgtccaagtatggatgaatactcgattcattaattccatgaataccgcaggtgtATTTGTCAGTtcaaacggcattactacaaactcataatgtCTATACCTTGTTCGGAACGCCGTCTTGGGTATATCTTATcttcgtaccctcaactggtgatatcccgaccttaaatccatttttgaaaatacctCTACTCCCCAGAGTTGGTCAaacaggtcatctattctcggcagaggatacttgttcttgagagttaaTTTGTTCAATTCCCGGTAGTCTATGTACATTCTCAGTGttccgtctttcttcttcacaaatagcacaggtgctccccaaggcgatacactgggtctgatgaaacccaagtccaacagttcttgtaactgaattttgagttcttccaactctttaggTGCCATCCTATAAGGTTCCATCGAtactggtgcggctcctggttccagatcgatagtaaactccaactgtcgaTCAGGcggcggtcctggcaaagcgTCGGGAAAAACGTCGGGGAACTCACGTACTACCTACACATCTtcaacttttctttctttcttgtcatgtccttgcAGGTAAACAAGATAGGCAGGatgcccctttctaatcatcgtagttgcttgaagtGTCGAGATTATCCAAGTTCGTTGGTTCATTGAAATCCCGTGGGAGGTAGTGGGCTCCTTCCCCGAggtttgtaacgagatttgtctctcttggcatcgaatagtggcatagttttcagctagccagtccatccccaaaATAATGTCAACGTTATCCATTGGCATAACATGTAGGTTGTGAGCCACTAAGCTAAGTTCACCCACCATaaattctatgttcgagcaagattgtgagatgtctataaggcctcctactggtgagttcacattcatcttatgTCCAAGTTCATCAATAGGAAGTCTTAAAGCATCTATGCAGGAGTGGGATATAAAGGAgtgcgatgcacccgtatcaaacagaacaacaacaggcatgtcaagtagagttcccatacctgccacaTTATCCTGTTTCAGATCTCCTTGTGTGGCTTTAGCTTGCTTGCGTCCCAAagcataggccctagcttgagtgGGATATGGTTGGCGACGCTGTTGCGGCTACTGAGGtgtgtaggattccctcgaggcCCATTTGGTGTTCCCCCAACTTCAGTGTTattgttgctcgggcactctttggcgaagtgtccaactccaccacacttgtagcatACATTCGTCCCGATTCTGCACTCCCCCATATGATTCTTCTGGCACTTGGCGCAGGGAGGTGCTTTCTGACGGTACTCTCCACCTTGGTATGGAGTAGTTTGCTTTCCCTTGCCCCGCGTAGAGTTTGGGGttggaacctcttgttgtcaaaggaTTCTCGGTTCCCGTCCCACTTTCTCTTGTCCCAAAAATTCTGTTGTGGTGTAGGTGGTGTTGGGGTAGTAGGCGTTGTTGTCTTTTCTCGTGGCATtgcttcctccacgtccaatgcacgagacagtgactcggcatacgagagtcttCCACGGTATGCCAAAGCCATTcttatttcgtgcctcagactgGCACAAAACTTCTCTGCCATTTTCTCGTCAGTATTCACCTGCTCCGGTGCATATCTAGACATGTCGCATAGGGAACGGTCATATTCCGTCACTGTCATCCGCCCTTGCTTTAGATTGTAGAATTCGGCCTCCTTAGCCTTGCGGTAACTCCTCGGGATATACTTATCATATAGTTCCTCCTTGATGTCTTCCCATGTCAGGGCGTCTAGTTATTCACGCGTCATCGTCCGCTGCTTGGTCTCCAACCAAAATTCCGCGGGCCTAGTGAGCTGGTAggtcacgcacgataggcgctcctgatcgttgcaccttaggaacttgaAGATGCACTCTATGGCACGAATCCAGATTTCAGCCTTGGCTGGATCTCCCAATCCATCAAACACGGGAGGGCGTTCCTTTCGAAATTCCTTCTCGATATTTCGTTTCGGCTGTGGtggtggcggaggtggtggtggtggtggctgtCCTTCAGTCCCCACATTACTTTGGGTCTCATTACTGGCCTCGTTTTCGTGATGGACTGCTGCgcgtcggggaggcattctgtttaACACACGCGTTAGTACAAAAATCCGAAtttaccatcaccacaccacaccacacaacctttccaaaataaaaagatttCACAAGTTTTCCATACATATCAAAGAAAAAACGAgcacaacgataaaacaacaGAAATTTTATTAACTTAAAACAAGTACGTGTTTCAACATGGTCTTTGCAACGAGTACAACCAAAACTCAAAAGAAAACATTACCTAGTTCGTCAAAGCAAAACAtccaaaaactaagaaaaaacagaaggaaaaaaaattttaCTCCTCGGGTGCTCTCTCAACattcgccccttcctcgctTTCGACTTCAATCTCCCTTTCAAGGGGTTCTTCATCCTCGTCGGGGTCATCCTCTTCTTCCATGGGATCTTCCTCATCTTCAAGAGGTTCTTCCTCATCTTCAAGAGGGTCTTCcttctcctcttcctcatcGTTCTCTCTCACATAGGTAGCTACGTCGATATGCTTATCGACAACAAGGACTTCCGTCGCCggaggtgcggaggtgcgcatcccCATCCTCCTTCTCTTGGGAAAGTTTGGTTGCGGTGTTTCACTCTCGTACCGACCTCCGCTGTAGGGGCTGAGACTCGATGAGGATGCCTCCTTCCTAGGTGGGGCATAGGGCGGCGGTCCGTCACGAGCATCAACTAGGGCTTCCAAAAGAACTTTCACGAAACCATGCATATCTCCTTGCACACTATAGTCGGGGAGCCTATGCCAAAGGTATGGCCGTGAGGCATCatcggcccacctattccaaggcgCCGGTAAACCATCAATCAACCTCATTATGCCCTCGTAGTGTTTCACTCCACACCCATGGGCATCCCTCCATAGTGCCAAGTAGTCAGAAACGTACGACATCAAAGGGGCCTTCTCGTCTCTCTCGAACCCCCGGTACAGTTCCACCGCCCGCAGTCAattcttgacgtaccttccccttagcggCGCGTGGATCATAATTGCCATCTGTCGATTACCATAAGGAGAAGGGTCATAAcaattctttcttttaaagttatcatctaaggatagatgtatCGTGTATTAGGAACGTAGTAACTTGCAATCTCGTCAATCTTTCGATCTAGCACTAGTCGCGCTTCACAACGTTATCCTTGTCTCGTCATCTCATCATCCCTTGGAATTCGCTCTTTTCTATGCCTCATTCGTTCCATCAATTCATATATCGTCTTTAAACGAAAGAATTTCGCGAGTATGACTAGCCTACATCTAAGGCCTTTGAAGTCTACATCTCAATCAAATCCCATTCGTTATCACATCCAACATGCCTCATTTCAAACATTCACCTTCTttcttgttgagcgcggcgagacggaatgttgagccttcaatgaatacccttttagtctagcgaaatgagtctagactagattgaataaaagactctcggtccagaacggaaggaaaaattgctctgataccattctgccacgaccgcactttctaaggatagaaagcacggtgggtcgtgactaatgggggaattaagaagcggggaagaagggggaaacaaATAAAGGGGTACAACATGTAGATCGACAGTCGAAACTTCATTATCAAATCATAGTTTagatcacgaagcaacatagttCGAACTAAAGTAGTCCAACgaattatagaaaaaaaataggaGTTCGTAAAACTTAGAGTAGCGGAAGtaattgagagttagctactactatgtatgaagacacaatagcaaccggaacatttattgaatatggtctcggtccagtgctcaacatcctccgcctcccgtccacgctcaacctgcacatagggaaaacatatgcaggggctgagtacttgatgcactcagtgaactcatgcccgaagtACATTTATCGATAaaattatgtcaagccatcattgagtgaaactcgggttttactttaaaaggccgagaaacactaaaaatcattccttaagtaaaatagtgtccgcgcggacaatcgtcatcctccatcatgtaccatatctgaaccatcatgtgaaacgagaatgtggccacaaactcaatcactggaccggccgacgcaagggacggctcacgatcccaatcagtgcactagcctaagtaggacttggacccta
Proteins encoded in this window:
- the LOC121810528 gene encoding variable charge X-linked protein 1-like, with amino-acid sequence MSYVSDYLALWRDAHGCGVKHYEGIMRLIDGLPAPWNRWADDASRPYLWHRLPDYSVQGDMHGFVKVLLEALVDARDGPPPYAPPRKEASSSSLSPYSGGRYESETPQPNFPKRRRMGMRTSAPPATEVLVVDKHIDVATYVRENDEEEEKEDPLEDEEEPLEDEEDPMEEEDDPDEDEEPLEREIEVESEEGANVERAPEE